Proteins from one Setaria italica strain Yugu1 chromosome V, Setaria_italica_v2.0, whole genome shotgun sequence genomic window:
- the LOC101784057 gene encoding ABC transporter G family member 35: MDAAAEIQKVASMRLDGGLRSGSSSAWWRAPDVFSRSSSRREDGDDEEEALRWAALERLPTCDRVRRAILPLGEGGETGAHAQQVVDVLGLGPRERRALLERLVRVADEDNERFLLKLKERVERVGIDMPTIEVRFEHLKAEADVRVGTSGLPTVLNSITNTLEEVASALRVHRSRKQAMPILHDVSGIVKPRRMTLLLGPPGSGKTTLLLALAGRLDKDLKVSGKVTYNGHGMDEFVPERTAAYISQHDLHIGEMTVRETLEFSARCQGVGSRFDMLTELSRREKVGNIKPDADIDAFMKACAMRGQEANVISDYILKILGLDICADTMVGDEMLRGISGGQRKRVTTGEMLVGPANALFMDEISTGLDSSTTFQIIKSLRQAIHILGGTALISLLQPAPETYDLFDDIILLSDGQIVYQGPREGVLEFFWSLGFKCPERKGVADFLQEVTSRKDQKQYWGRHNKPYQYVSVKEFACAFQSFHAGRAIANELAVPFDKSKNHPAALTTSRYGVSARELLKANIDREILLMKRNSFVYIFRTLQLMMVSTMAMTLFFRTKMHRDSVTDGRIYLGALFFAVIMIMFNGLSELALTIIKLPVFFKQRDLLFFPAWAYTIPTWILKIPISFLEVGGFVFMSYYVIGFDPNVGRFFKQYLLLLAVNQMAASLFRFVGGAARNMIVANVFGSFMLLIFMVLGGFILVRDKVKKWWIWGYWISPLMYAQNAISVNEMLGHSWDKIMNSSVSNETLGVQSLKSRGVFPEAKWYWIGLGALLGFVMLFNCLFTLALAYLKPYGESHPSISEEELKEKYANLKGNALAEDSLALGSSHRATVGITGSGSATAENHSCTRGMVLPFAPLSLTFNNIKYFVDMPQEMKTHGVVEDRLELLKGVSGSFRPGVLTALMGVSGAGKTTLMDVLAGRKTSGYIEGNIRISGYPKKQKTFARVSGYCEQNDIHSPQVTVYESLLFSAWLRLPKDVDSNTRKMFIEEVMELVELKPLRNALVGLPGVNGLSTEQRKRLTIAVELVANPSIIFMDEPTSGLDARAAAIVMRTVRNTVDTGRTVVCTIHQPSIDIFEAFDELFLMKRGGEEIYVGPLGHRSSELIKYFEGIQGVRKIKDGYNPATWMLEVTTVSQEQTLGVDFSDLYKKSELYQRNRALIQELSEPPAGSSDLHFRNQYSQSFFMQCLACLWKQNLSYWRNPAYNAVRLFFTTIIALIFGTIFWDLGGKMGQPQDLSNAMGSMYAAVLFIGVLNAMSVQPVVSVERTVFYRERAAGMYSALPYAFGQVTIELPYTLAQASVYGIIVYSMIGFEWTAAKFFWYLFFMYFTFLYFTFYGMMAVGLTPSYHVASIVSSAFYAIWNLFSGFIIPRPKVPIWWKWYCWACPVAWTLYGLVVSQFGDITTAMDNGVPVNVFVEKYFGFKHSWLGVVAAVVVAFAVLFACLFGFAIMKLNFQRR; the protein is encoded by the exons atggacgcggcggcggagatccAGAAGGTGGCGAGCATGCGCCTGGACGGCGGCTTGCGGTCCGGGTCGTCCTCGGCGTGGTGGCGCGCGCCCGACGTGTTCTCGCGCTCCTCGTCGCGGAGGGAGGAcggggacgacgaggaggaggcgctgcgATGGGCCGCGCTCGAGAGGCTGCCCACCTGCGACCGCGTCCGCCGCGCCATCCTCCCGCTCGGCGAGGGCGGGGAGACGGGCGCGCACGCGCAGCAGGTGGTGGACGTGCTCGGCCTCGGCCCGCGCGAGCGCCGGGCGCTTCTGGAGCGCCTCGTgcgcgtcgccgacgaggacaACGAGCGATTCCTGCTCAAGCTCAAGGAGCGCGTCGAGCG GGTCGGGATCGACATGCCCACCATCGAGGTGCGGTTCGAACACCTCAAGGCGGAGGCGGATGTGCGCGTCGGCACCAGCGGCCTCCCTACCGTCCTCAACTCCATCACCAACACGCTCGAGGAGGTCGCCAGCGCGCTGCGCGTGCACCGCAGCAGGAAGCAGGCGATGCCTATCCTCCACGACGTCAGCGGCATCGTCAAGCCCCGCAG GATGACTCTGCTGCTAGGCCCGCCCGGGTCAGGCAAAACCACCTTGCTGCTCGCCTTGGCCGGGAGGCTCGATAAAGATCTCAAG GTTTCAGGCAAAGTGACATACAATGGGCATGGGATGGACGAGTTTGTGCCGGAGAGGACAGCTGCGTATATCAGCCAGCATGACCTTCACATTGGGGAGATGACTGTCAGGGAGACGCTTGAATTCTCTGCACGCTGTCAAGGTGTTGGCAGTCGCTTTG ATATGCTGACGGAACTTTCAAGGCGTGAGAAGGTGGGAAACATCAAGCCCGATGCCGATATTGACGCATTCATGAAG GCTTGTGCAATGCGGGGACAAGAGGCTAATGTGATCTCTGACTATATACTGAAG ATATTAGGTTTAGACATATGTGCAGACACGATGGTGGGGGATGAGATGTTGAGGGGCATCTCCGGTGGACAACGGAAGCGTGTCACAACAG GTGAGATGCTTGTTGGTCCAGCCAATGCGCTGTTCATGGATGAAATTTCGACTGGGCTTGACAGCTCGACTACATTCCAGATCATAAAGTCACTTAGACAGGCTATCCACATCCTCGGTGGCACGGCTCTCATCTCCTTGCTGCAGCCTGCGCCCGAGACATATGACCTTTTTGACGACATCATACTGCTCTCGGACGGGCAGATTGTGTATCAGGGGCCTCGAGAAGGCGTGCTCGAATTCTTCTGGTCTCTTGGGTTCAAGTGTCCTGAGAGGAAGGGTGTGGCTGACTTTCTGCAAGAA GTGACTTCCCGGAAAGATCAGAAGCAGTACTGGGGGCGGCACAACAAACCATACCAATACGTGTCGGTTAAGGAATTTGCATGTGCGTTCCAGTCTTTCCATGCTGGGAGAGCTATAGCAAACGAGCTAGCTGTTCCTTTCGACAAGAGCAAGAACCACCCCGctgctttgaccacctcgaggTATGGTGTCAGTGCCAGAGAGCTGTTGAAAGCAAACATCGACCGGGAAATCTTGCTTATGAAGAGGAATTCCTTCGTCTACATCTTCAGAACTTTGCAG TTGATGATGGTGTCCACAATGGCAATGACTCTCTTCTTCCGTACGAAGATGCACCGTGACTCAGTGACTGATGGGCGTATCTACTTGGGTGCACTCTTCTTTGCAGTGATCATGATCATGTTCAATGGATTATCCGAGCTTGCACTCACCATCATTAAGCTGCCAGTGTTCTTCAAGCAGAGAGATCTCCTCTTCTTTCCAGCATGGGCCTACACCATACCCACATGGATCCTCAAGATCCCAATCTCTTTTCTTGAGGTTGGTGGGTTTGTTTTCATGTCATACTATGTCATTGGGTTTGATCCAAATGTAGGCAG GTTCTTCAAGCAGTACCTCCTTTTGTTAGCAGTCAACCAGATGGCAGCATCACTCTTTCGATTCGTTGGTGGGGCAGCAAGGAACATGATTGTTGCAAACGTCTTTGGATCATTCATGCTGCTAATTTTTATGGTGTTGGGCGGATTTATTCTAGTAAGAG ATAAAGTGAAGAAGTGGTGGATATGGGGTTACTGGATCTCTCCATTGATGTATGCCCAGAATGCCATCTCAGTAAATGAGATGTTGGGGCACAGCTGGGACAAAATTATGAATAGCTCTGTGTCAAATGAGACCCTAGGTGTGCAATCCCTGAAGTCCCGTGGAGTCTTCCCAGAAGCAAAGTGGTACTGGATCGGCTTAGGTGCATTGCTTGGATTTGTAATGCTCTTCAATTGTCTCTTCACTCTTGCACTGGCATACCTGAAGC CATATGGTGAGTCCCATCCATCAATATCTGAAGAGGAACTGAAGGAAAAGTATGCAAACCTCAAGGGTAATGCTCTGGCTGAAGATAGCTTGGCACTGGGAAGTAGCCATCGAGCAACAGTTGGCATCACTGGATCCGGTTCAGCAACTGCTGAAAATCATTCTTGCACTAGGGGTATGGTCCTTCCATTTGCCCCGCTTTCTCTCACTTTCAACAACATCAAGTACTTTGTTGACATGCCACAG GAAATGAAGACACATGGTGTAGTCGAGGACCGGTTAGAGCTCCTTAAAGGTGTCAGTGGATCTTTCAGACCAGGAGTGTTGACTGCACTGATGGGTGTCAGTGGTGCTGGCAAGACAACTCTAATGGATGTGTTGGCTGGGAGAAAGACCAGTGGTTACATTGAAGGAAATATCAGAATTTCAGGATacccaaagaaacaaaaaaccTTTGCACGTGTGTCAGGATATTGTGAACAGAACGATATCCACTCGCCCCAGGTGACAGTCTATGAGTCGCTACTTTTCTCAGCGTGGCTCCGCCTTCCTAAGGATGTAGATTCAAACACCAGAAAG ATGTTCATTGAGGAGGTCATGGAGCTTGTGGAGCTCAAGCCGTTGAGAAATGCTTTGGTGGGGCTTCCTGGTGTGAATGGTCTGTCAACTGAGCAGAGGAAAAGGTTGACCATTGCTGTGGAGCTGGTTGCAAATCCCTCAATCATTTTCATGGATGAGCCAACCTCTGGCCTTGACGCCCGGGCAGCTGCAATTGTTATGAGGACGGTGAGGAACACTGTCGATACAGGTAGAACTGTGGTCTGCACGATTCATCAGCCTAGCATCGACATATTTGAAGCATTTGATGAG CTTTTCCTTATGAagcgaggaggagaagagatcTATGTTGGTCCACTAGGTCATCGTTCTTCTGAGCTGATTAAGTATTTTGAG GGAATTCAAGGAGTCAGGAAAATTAAAGATGGCTACAATCCAGCAACATGGATGTTAGAAGTAACAACAGTCTCTCAAGAACAGACACTAGGTGTTGATTTCAGTGACCTATACAAGAAATCTGAACTCTACCA GAGGAACAGGGCCTTGATACAAGAGTTAAGCGAACCGCCAGCAGGTTCAAGCGACCTTCATTTCCGTAACCAGTACTCACAATCTTTCTTCATGCAATGCTTGGCTTGCCTGTGGAAGCAGAACCTCTCATATTGGAGGAACCCTGCTTACAATGCCGTTAGGCTATTTTTCACCACCATCATAGCCCTTATCTTTGGCACCATCTTCTGGGACCTTGGTGGTAAAAT GGGGCAACCACAAGATTTGTCCAACGCCATGGGGTCCATGTATGCTGCAGTGTTGTTCATCGGCGTCTTGAATGCTATGTCTGTTCAGCCAGTGGTCTCTGTGGAGCGGACTGTGTTTTACCGCGAAAGAGCCGCCGGCATGTACTCGGCTTTGCCATATGCATTTGGACAG GTTACCATTGAACTCCCATACACTTTGGCCCAGGCCAGCGTCTATGGGATCATAGTGTACTCAATGATCGGGTTCGAATGGACGGCGGCAAAATTCTTCTGGTACCTCTTCTTCATGTACTTCACCTTCCTCTACTTCACATTCTACGGCATGATGGCTGTCGGCCTGACGCCGAGCTACCATGTGGCCTCGATCGTCTCCTCGGCTTTCTATGCCATCTGGAACCTCTTCTCCGGATTCATCATCCCGCGACCG AAAGTTCCAATCTGGTGGAAATGGTACTGCTGGGCGTGCCCTGTGGCGTGGACGCTGTACGGGCTGGTCGTGTCGCAGTTCGGCGACATCACGACGGCGATGGACAACGGCGTCCCCGTGAATGTCTTCGTCGAGAAGTACTTCGGCTTCAAGCACAGCTGGCTGGGCGTGGTGGCCGCCGTGGTCGTGGCGTTCGCCGTGTTATTCGCTTGCCTTTTCGGCTTCGCCATCATGAAGCTCAACTTCCAGAGGAGGTAG
- the LOC101763702 gene encoding mitogen-activated protein kinase kinase 9 → MVLAAADVSLRSSSGADVSSSRRSMVRPAFPIAPHEFFHARIPAAPREATKEVPAAEGDDELRLSDLEQVCQLGEGACGVVTKVRHRRTGAVFALKTAHYADPSGAPDEEAEALRRSAGSPHVVHCHAVLAGAADGAPAYVLELMDAGTLGGVLGRRGGRGIPEGALAEVAAWCLLGLAHVHSRGVAHLDLRPDNLLASSRGDVKIGDFSVSRILYGHAGEHRRVSVAVGSPMYLSPERFEPDAHAGPRGAVAADVWGFGVTVLELFLGRSESAAASPELRGFVAACLQKDPMRRATVAQLLAHPFVARRHVDESRRALRELIVETL, encoded by the exons atggtgctggcggcggcggacgtctCGCTccggagcagcagcggcgccgacGTCTCCTCCTCCCGGCGCTCGATGGTTCGCCCGGCGTTCCCCATCGCGCCGCACGAGTTCTTCCACGCCCGGATCCCCGCCGCGCCTCGCGAGGCGACGAAGGAGGTGCCGGCCGCGGAGGgcgacgacgagctgcggctGTCGGACCTGGAGCAGGTCTGCCAACTGGGCGAGGGCGCCTGCGGCGTCGTCACCAAggtgcgccaccgccgcacggGCGCCGTGTTCGCGCTCAAGACGGCCCACTACGCCGACCCCAGCGGCGCCCCGGACGAGGAGGCCGAGGCGCTCCGCCGGTCTGCCGGCTCGCCGCACGTCGTGCACTGCCacgccgtcctcgccggcgccgcggacggCGCGCCCGCGTACgtgctcgagctcatggacgcCGGGACActcggcggcgtcctcggcCGCCGCGGAGGGCGCGGGATCCCCGAGGGCGCCCTCGCCGAGGTGGCCGCGTGGTGCCTCCTGGGCCTGGCGCACGTGCACTCCCGCGGCGTCGCGCACCTCGACCTGAGGCCCGACAACCTCCTCGCCAGCTCCCGCGGGGACGTCAAGATCGGCGATTTCAGCGTGTCCAGGATCCTCTACGGACACGCCGGCGAGCACCGCAGGGTCTCCGTCGCCGTCGGCTCGCCAATGTACCTGAGCCCCGAGCGGTTCGAGCCCGACGCCCACGCCGGGccgcgcggcgccgtcgccgccgacgtctGGGGCTTCGGCGTCACGGTCCTGGAGCTCTTCTTGGGGCG TTCcgagagcgcggcggcgtcgccggagcTGCGCGGGTTCGTCGCCGCGTGCCTGCAAAAGGACCCGATGCGGCGCGCCACGGTGGCGCAGCTGCTCGCGCACCCGTTCGTGGCGCGACGACACGTCGACGAGTCGCGCCGGGCGCTGCGGGAACTCATCGTGGAGACGCTGTAG
- the LOC101784872 gene encoding ABC transporter G family member 36, giving the protein MDAMADIQKVVSMRRGDSGSMWRRGDDVFSRSSRDEDDEEALRWAALEKLPTYDRVRRAIVPLGLGGDGAEAAGGGKGFVDVDVLSLGPQQRRALLERLVRVADEDNERFLLKLKDRVDRVGIDMPTIEVRFHNLEAEAEVRVGSSGLPTLLNSVVNTVEEVANALHLLPSRKQTMPILHDVSGIIKPRRLTLLLGPPGSGKTTFLLALAGRLDKDLKTKGKVTYNGHEMTEFVPERTAAYISQHDLHIGEMTVRETLAFSARCQGVGSRLDMLTELSRREKAANIKPDADIDAFMKASAMGGQDANVVTDYIMKILGLDICADTMVGDEMLRGISGGQRKRVTTGEMLVGPARALFMDEISTGLDSSTTFQIVTSLRQSIHILGGTAVISLLQPAPETYNLFDDIILLSDGQVVYQGPREDVLEFFESMGFRCPERKGVADFLQEVTSKKDQKQYWARRDEPYRFVPVTKFATAFKSFRTGRAIANELAVPFDKSKSHPAALTTMRYGVSGKELLKANIDREILLMKRNSFVYIFRTFQLMVVSIIAMTVFFRTKMKHDSVADGALYMSALFFGVLMIMFNGFSEMALIVFKLPVFFKQRDLLFFPAWAYTIPSWILKIPITFIEVGGYVFLTYYVIGFDPNVGRFFKHYLLLLAINQMSASIFRFVGGVARSMTIANVFASFMLLVFMVLGGFILVRDKIKKWWIWGYWISPMMYAQNAISVNEMLGHSWDKILDSAASNETLGVQTLKFRRVFPEPKWYWIGFGAMIGYILLFNGLFTLALTYLKPFGKSRPSVSEEELKEKHASMTGGVPDDNHLASESSHLSTGINTETDSALTEKGMILPFVPLSLTFDNIRYSVDMPQEMKAQGVIEDRLVLLKGVSGSFRPGVLTALMGVSGAGKTTLMDVLAGRKTGGYIEGDISISGYPKKQETFARISGYCEQNDIHSPQVTVYESLLFSAWLRLPGDVDLDKRKIFIEEVMELVELKQLRDALVGLPGVNGLSTEQRKRLTIAVELVANPSIIFMDEPTSGLDARAAAIVMRAVRNTVNTGRTVVCTIHQPSIDIFEAFDDLFLMKRGGEEIYAGPLGHHSSELIKYFEGIQGVSKIKEGYNPATWMLEVTTASQEHVLGVDFSDIYKNSELYQRNKALIKELSQPAPGSSDLYFPSKYPRSSITQCMACLWKQNLSYWRNPPYNTIRFFFTTVIALLLGTIFWDLGSKVLTTQDLTNAMGSMYAAVLFIGIMNCTSVQPMVAVERSVFYRERAAGMYSAFPYAFGQIVIELPYTLAQDIVYGLIVYSMIGFEWTVAKFFWYLFFAYFTLLYFTFYGMMAIGITPNAHIGAIVSSAFYAIWNLFSGFIIPRPRMPIWWRWYCWVCPVAWSLYGLVVSQFGDVMTVMQDSDGRTVKAYIEDTYGFKHSWVGWVGAVVVGFAVLFGALFGFAIMKLNFQKR; this is encoded by the exons ATGGACGCGATGGCGGACATCCAGAAGGTGGTGAGCATGCGGCGCGGGGACAGCGGCTCCATGTGGCGGCGCGGGGACGACGTGTTCTCGCGCTCGTCcagggacgaggacgacgaggaggcgctGCGCTGGGCCGCGCTCGAGAAGCTCCCCACCTACGACCGCGTCCGCCGCGCCATCGTCCcgctcggcctcggcggcgacggcgccgaggccgcgggcggcggtaaGGGGTtcgtcgacgtcgacgtgcTCAGCCTCGGCCCGCAGCAGCGCCGGGCGCTGCTGGAGCGCCTCGTccgcgtcgccgacgaggacaACGAGCGCTTCCTGCTCAAGCTCAAGGACCGCGTCGACAG GGTCGGGATCGACATGCCCACCATCGAGGTGCGGTTCCACAAcctggaggcggaggcggaggtgcgcGTCGGCAGCAGCGGCCTCCCCACCCTCCTCAACTCCGTCGTGAACACGGTCGAG GAAGTGGCGAACGCGCTGCACTTGCTGCCCAGCAGGAAGCAGACCATGCCCATCCTCCATGACGTCAGCGGCATCATCAAGCCTCGCAG GTTGACTCTTCTGTTAGGCCCACCCGGGTCAGGCAAGACTACTTTTCTGCTCGCGTTGGCGGGAAGGCTTGACAAAGACCTCAAG ACTAAAGGCAAAGTGACCTACAACGGTCACGAGATGACAGAGTTTGTGCCAGAGAGGACGGCTGCGTATATCAGCCAGCATGACCTCCACATAGGAGAGATGACTGTGAGGGAGACACTTGCTTTCTCTGCGCGCTGCCAGGGTGTTGGCTCACGCTTGG ATATGCTGACTGAGCTGTCAAGGCGAGAGAAGGCGGCGAATATCAAGCCTGATGCTGATATCGATGCATTCATGAAG GCATCTGCAATGGGCGGGCAAGATGCCAATGTGGTCACTGATTATATTATGAAG ATATTAGGACTAGACATATGCGCAGATACGATGGTAGGGGATGAGATGCTAAGGGGCATATCCGGTGGACAAAGAAAGCGTGTTACAACTG GTGAGATGCTGGTTGGGCCGGCCAGGGCGCTTTTCATGGATGAGATCTCGACTGGGCTTGACAGCTCCACTACATTCCAGATTGTGACCTCGCTCAGGCAGTCCATCCACATCCTTGGTGGCACTGCTGTCATCTCCCTGCTGCAGCCGGCGCCTGAGACTTACAACTTGTTCGATGACATCATACTCCTATCAGACGGCCAAGTTGTCTACCAGGGCCCCCGAGAAGATGTGCTTGAGTTTTTCGAGTCCATGGGTTTCAGATGCCCTGAAAGGAAGGGTGTCGCCGACTTCTTGCAAGAA GTGACTTCGAAAAAAGATCAGAAACAGTACTGGGCACGGCGTGATGAGCCCTATAGGTTTGTGCCGGTGACGAAATTCGCGACTGCGTTCAAGTCATTCCGCACCGGAAGAGCTATAGCAAATGAGCTTGCTGTTCCATTTGACAAGAGCAAGAGCCACCCAGCCGCACTAACCACCATGAGGTATGGCGTGAGTGGCAAGGAACTACTGAAAGCAAACATAGACCGGGAGATCCTTCTCATGAAGAGGAACTCTTTCGTTTACATATTCAGAACCTTTCAG CTGATGGTGGTATCAATCATTGCAATGACTGTCTTCTTCCGGACAAAGATGAAGCATGACTCAGTAGCTGATGGGGCCCTCTATATGTCTGCACTGTTCTTTGGTGTGCTTATGATCATGTTCAATGGCTTCAGTGAGATGGCACTCATTGTCTTCAAGCTGCCTGTATTCTTCAAGCAGAGGGACCTCCTTTTCTTTCCGGCATGGGCCTACACGATACCCTCATGGATCCTCAAGATACCCATCACATTCATCGAGGTCGGTGGTTATGTATTCTTGACATACTATGTCATTGGGTTTGACCCCAATGTTGGCAG GTTCTTCAAGCACTATCTACTTTTGTTGGCAATCAATCAGATGTCAGCATCGATCTTCCGATTTGTCGGTGGGGTAGCGAGGAGCATGACTATTGCTAATGTCTTTGCATCATTCATGTTACTGGTTTTCATGGTTCTAGGAGGATTTATTCTAGTAAGAG ATAAAATAAAGAAATGGTGGATCTGGGGCTACTGGATCTCCCCAATGATGTATGCACAGAATGCTATATCAGTTAATGAGATGTTGGGGCACAGCTGGGACAAAATATTGGATAGCGCTGCCTCCAATGAGACCCTAGGTGTGCAAACACTTAAATTCCGAAGAGTATTCCCAGAACCCAAGTGGTACTGGATTGGCTTTGGTGCAATGATTGGGTATATCTTACTCTTCAACGGTCTCTTCACTCTTGCCCTTACATACCTGAAGC CATTTGGGAAGTCTCGGCCATCAGTATCTGAAGAGGAGCTGAAGGAGAAGCATGCCAGCATGACTGGTGGGGTTCCAGACGACAATCACTTGGCATCAGAAAGCTCTCATCTGTCAACAGGAATCAACACTGAGACTGATTCTGCCCTGACTGAAAAGGGGATGATCCTCCCATTTGTCCCGCTTTCACTCACCTTTGACAACATCAGATACTCTGTTGACATGCCACAG GAAATGAAAGCACAAGGTGTCATTGAAGATCGTTTGGTGCTCCTCAAAGGTGTAAGTGGGTCTTTTAGGCCTGGGGTGCTGACTGCACTGATGGGCGTCAGTGGCGCAGGGAAAACTACTTTGATGGATGTGTTGGCAGGGAGAAAGACTGGTGGGTACATTGAAGGAGATATCAGTATTTCAGGATACCCGAAGAAACAAGAGACCTTTGCACGCATATCAGGATACTGTGAACAGAATGATATCCACTCACCACAGGTGACAGTCTATGAGTCACTGCTTTTCTCAGCATGGCTCCGGCTTCCAGGGGATGTGGATTTGGACAAAAGAAAG ATCTTCATTGAGGAGGTGATGGAGCTTGTGGAGCTCAAACAATTGAGAGATGCTTTGGTTGGGCTTCCTGGAGTGAATGGCCTGTCAACGGAGCAGAGGAAAAGGCTCACCATTGCAGTGGAACTTGTGGCAAATCCATCGATCATCTTCATGGATGAGCCAACCTCGGGGCTTGATGCCCGAGCAGCTGCGATTGTTATGCGTGCGGTGAGGAACACTGTCAATACTGGTAGGACAGTGGTCTGCACGATACATCAGCCTAGCATTGACATATTTGAAGCATTCGATGAT CTTTTCCTGATGAAGCGTGGTGGAGAAGAGATCTATGCTGGTCCATTAGGCCATCATTCTTCAGAGCTGATCAAGTATTTCGAG GGAATTCAAGGAGTCAGCAAAATTAAAGAGGGCTACAATCCAGCAACATGGATGCTGGAAGTGACAACAGCCTCTCAAGAACACGTGCTAGGTGTTGATTTCAGTGACATATACAAGAACTCTGAACTCTACCA GAGGAACAAGGCCTTGATAAAGGAATTAAGCCAACCTGCGCCAGGTTCGAGTGACCTGTATTTCCCTAGCAAGTATCCACGCTCGTCCATCACACAATGCATGGCTTGCCTGTGGAAGCAGAACCTGTCATACTGGAGAAACCCTCCTTACAATACCATTAGGTTCTTTTTCACTACCGTCATTGCTCTCCTCCTCGGCACCATCTTCTGGGACCTTGGCAGCAAAGT GTTGACAACACAAGATTTGACAAATGCCATGGGATCAATGTACGCTGCAGTGCTGTTCATCGGCATCATGAACTGTACCTCAGTTCAGCCAATGGTGGCCGTGGAGCGTAGTGTCTTTTACCGTGAAAGAGCTGCCGGCATGTACTCGGCTTTCCCATATGCATTTGGACAG ATTGTCATTGAGCTCCCATACACACTGGCTCAGGATATCGTATACGGGCTGATAGTGTACTCTATGATCGGGTTCGAGTGGACGGTTGCCAAGTTCTTTTGGTACCTCTTCTTTGCTTACTTCACGCTGCTCTACTTCACATTCTACGGCATGATGGCCATTGGCATAACACCAAATGCCCACATCGGTGCGATCGTTTCCTCGGCATTCTACGCCATCTGGAACCTCTTCTCCGGGTTCATCATCCCGCGACCG AGAATGCCCATCTGGTGGAGGTGGTACTGCTGGGTGTGCCCCGTGGCGTGGTCGCTGTACGGGCTGGTGGTGTCGCAGTTCGGCGACGTGATGACGGTGATGCAAGACAGCGACGGCAGGACCGTGAAGGCTTACATCGAGGACACTTACGGCTTCAAGCACAGCTGGGTAGGGTGGGTGGGCGCGGTGGTCGTGGGGTTCGCCGTGCTCTTCGGCGCCCTGTTCGGCTTCGCCATCATGAAGCTCAACTTCCAGAAGAGATGA